The Dromaius novaehollandiae isolate bDroNov1 chromosome 3, bDroNov1.hap1, whole genome shotgun sequence genome includes the window TACATTAACATTTTACAGGAGACCAATTTAATAATTCTGACAGGCATCAGCTGCAtcacaaaatgaaacagaaaaaacaggagcaaAATAAATTAGCTACCTCCACTGTGTCCTTGTTATTTAACCATATGCAGACACTTATCAACCAGCTAAGAAAGCTGGAGGAAAGCTAAAGGATTTCTGCAAGTACAGTGAACTTCATATCCAGTGAAACAGTACATACAAAACCATTTCTAGATACAATGGTATTTACCAAGTTaaagaagtgtgtgtgggggggaatttGCTTCAGAATTGCGCCTGCAGTCAAAATCATTCTGGCTAGTCATGATAGACTTGCAGTAGATAAAGGATTAAATAAAGTTTTGACATAAATCTAAGATGTAGAATGAGAAGATGGACAAAACTACACATTAACCAGTATTCACACTTACTGAGCAAAACTCACAATTTCCATCTGGAGTAACAGACCTGAGAGAGCTCCAGAAATACTAAAATTAGCACATATGGGATGATGCCAAGGCACTTGGCAGAAACACACATAGCTGTGACCATCATCTCCCTGGCTCTGGTCATCACCAGCAGTAGCCATAGGAGTTCATCCAGCACAGTATTTAGAAATAGCCATCTACAATGTTAAATAACCCGAGTAtctttcctcaaaatatttttttatgacaGCACTTTAAAGAGAGACACAGGAGGGACAGAAAACAGAGGGAGGAAACCTTCAGCAAACAGATCAGCCAAGACAGCAAAGGGTATCTGGGGAGAGGCCCAACTTCAGCCATCAGCAGCAAACAAAATTTTGATTCCAGCTGTGTGAACACCACAGCTGCTAAGCAGGAGCAGCCTTTCTTGGCAGCATGATCTCCCTACCAGCCTCTGAACGATCTACTTCACTTCTTGATCCGAATGGCTTTGTGGTTAGATAAGTAGCTCTCTCAAAACAATCCAGGCAATGCAGGGGTTACAGAATATAAAGGAGTTACAGAGTGGTCGACTTCAATGCTCAGAAAGCATCTATTTAACCCTGATAAAACAGCAGTACTAGTTTCAAAGTAGTCACTTCTctgcaggaagaaagaaatcCCTTCCAGTTTCTGTTTTTCAACCGCCACAACACCAGACTCCACAGGCCTGGCCTTCCATCCTTGTATCAAAGGTGTCAGTGACAACAGTTGTGAAAGCTGATCAATCTACAGCTCTGCTTGCACTTACACTTGTACAAATTCTTACACCTGAATCTTTTCTGACAAACATGCACAGGCAGAACAAATCATCTATTTTTTCATTCCCATCAGAAAACACTGCTACCTGAGTGCCTGTGGATTGTCTGTAAGCTCTGTACAGCTTTATTTTCACTAGGGAATCAGAAGGGAGCTAACTTCGTTAGAAAAGCTGGTTCAGCTGGACTTACTGCGAGAATTCCTTAGACTACAATAAGGTTTAAGTAGAAAAGTCCAGTTAAACATACAGACCTCACTTCTGCTTCTCCCCCTACTAGAAAACTCAATCCTGAACACACTAAATCTCTAAAATCTtaacatgaaattattttttgaaaactaCACTGCATTTTCAGCCAGTCTTGATTTCCAGTCTTCTCCTTCCCATTATTTTAGACAGGTGTTCATATTTGAGAGGGAAAGCACTCTCATGTTTATTTAGGTTATTTTAGCCCTTCATGTAGCAGCACtccacttctgtttctttctcagtTACTTATTCCTGCACCTATAGGACCAGGCTTCCTTACCAGTGCCACTTTAAGAATAATGATATGAACCTCCTGCCTCTCCATTTTAGAGTGTGCATTACAGGGATGAAAAGAACTGGAACAGTTGTCCTTTGCTGACAGAAGGGAAGCAAGAAggatattttaatgattttatgtAATAGATGCCAAAACTTTCTTTTCAAGGACAGTAATTTGCTTACAGTAATTTCCTGTTTCCAAAACTTAGGCTCTTTTAACTTACTATTTAAATATGATTAACCCACACGCACATTGCTCTCCTTCCTTAGAAGCACAGCTGGTTGGTTAACAAAACATTGCTAGTGCTAGAGGCACACTTACAACTAAGAAACTGAAGTACTtatgctgcttttctctttgataTATGCTCTGCTAGTGGATCAAAGTGTGATCTACTTATCAGTCTTAATACTCTCATTATCATCTCAAAATCTTTATGCAATTTCAGGAAGAGAAGTTAAAAGCTTTCAAagtcaagagaggaaaaaaagttagaaatagTCTCGGTACGGAAAAGGTATATACCCAGCTATGTTAACTACTGTTTCCCTAGTAACTGAAGACAACAACTACATTCAACATGCCAGTCTGACCCAGACTGGACCACTTCAGCCCCTGAACCCTGAAGGAGCCACCACCAACTGTGACACAGGAGACAAGAACTTtattcctggctctgccatctaCCTGCCGGGTGACTTTTACAGACAGACAAACTAAAGGGGTCTTACTTGAGGAATAATAGTGGCCCCCATTAATTACTCTGAGGTTTATCGTCAAAAAGCAGTACATAAGAACAGGCACTCAACAGGCAGCTGGTGTCAGTAAACTTTCAAGTTTCTTTTgggaatgtttttttctctcttgctgaaAATTCATGAGTGtttggattgggggggggggggggcaggaattCTCCAGAGCATCTAGAACTTCCTTCCATCAGCTTCTTGTATACAGAGATGGGTTTGTCTGGAAGGAATGAGTAACTAAAGATGGAATTTCTAAGTTGTTCGTTCAGTTTCTGTCCAGTTTGGTGCCAGCAGGGAGAAATTAGGAGACACACAAGATGAGTTCAGCAGTATTCAGGCTGAGCTCCAGTGGGAACGGACCCTGTATTACCAAACCTGCCACCTGCACCCAGAACTGACTCATATTTCTATCAAATTCCCCAGGGAAGGCCAAGGGTCAGAAGTGGAAATTCAGCTGCTTTCCCGGCAGCTCAGGGCAAGGATGAAGCACACTTTGAGATGTTGTGTAGGCATGATGTTCTAAAGGGGAAGAATAGGTTGAGATTGGACCTAAGTCACTTGCAGCTTGTGTATGAGCTATCAGGGTAGGGAGAAAGCTAGAGTTGCCCACTGCAGTTCCCAAGGTGCAGGGAAAGGGGTATTCAGTTCCATGCAGTTGGAAAAGAGAGGTGGTTGTTGGTATTTTAACAGATCAATGCCCAGCAGCACAATTGTTTTTCACCCCAAAGGGATGTCTTTAATGCCCAAGCCCCCACTCCCCTCTGCCCATAGTTGACAGGGGACACTTCTGCTAATAGGAGAAGTAGGCCCTGTCACTGAGTGTGCTGCATCTGAtctgtgaaaaaataatttcactcTCTGGGCTGTCAATCCTGTCTTCTATACTAGTACTGAAAGAACGAGAGCTTAGGTGACTGCACCCAGCAGCTATATTTTGGCAAGCCATCAACCCTTCAGACCTGTCAATTCATCTGCAATTTCCAGAAGAACTCTTCTAACAATGCAGCAAAATTGGAAGCTGTCACCAGAAGTATTAATAACCATCAGGAACACCACAAACTGACAGGTACTGGAAAGCCTAAGTTAAACACAAGGGGAAGAGAATGCAGCTCCTACCTATTTATCGAGCTGAAAACAGAGTACTACACTTGCTCTAGCCCTTCTCCTTCACCTCACCCCCACTGATACCTGTGCACTTGGAAACACTAATGCTTGCAAATGGGCCTCAGGGACCACCACAACCTACCCACTTATAACAGCATtagggctgctcctgctgccaaaTCCCGGTGGCTCTTTCAGCTCCGGCAACCTTGGTTGAGTCTGTGCGCCAGCGCTGTGCCCTCACAGTAGTGCCTAATGCTGCTGTCTCAGCATCATGGAGGCAACTCAGCAAAAGCTCTCCTGCTTCATGCCTCACTCTTAATACCTTGGTCTGTAGGGAAGTGGTGCCACAGTGtccttgttcagcctggaaaccAGACAACCCCAGGGGCTGAAATGGGTCTAGGTAGGTTAAGTGCCAGAAGGAGATCTGAGCTGGGAAGTTCAAGACAAGTGTTTTTTCTGAGGGTCCTGTAGCTGCAGCACAATCACAGACCTTAACCAGAATGCTACAGTTCTGGTTTTCTGGCAGAGAAAGTGCTGCTCATGGACTCTGAGCAGCTCCCCACAAAATGGAGCTCTAGGACAAGGAGAGCTTCTGACATAACTGACCAAGAATAAGGTTCATATTAGACCCTTTTAGACAAATTGGGCTCTTTTCTTTATCCCTATAGCAAAGACTTAACTGAGGCCGCAGAAAATTTCAGTAGGTTATGTTCAAGAGTTACATGATCTATTAACAAACAGCTGGAAGAGGCTGAAATAAAACTTTCTCCCAGGATGCCAAAGCCCTTTACTAGAAATGATAAGTCttgcaagaggaaaaagagagatgcTCATTTCCTTAATACTACTGCTCTCAAGCCTCACTAACTTAAAAGTCCTCTAatcttccttctctgtttcaaaATACTGGTTTTTGCCCGAAAATCTCTAGCTTACAATAAAAAAGTACAAATGATACTTTCCTACTGTACtggaaaatacagttttgtagCAGAAAAACTTAATCCTATATAACATTTGTTAATTCAAGAATATCATTTGGGCAGGTATCATCATGTATGCAAGATGACAGACTGGCACCAGATTTTCCTTTGTTAACTGTGAATTAGTCAAGAAATGTTTGTACATAACTAAAAAAGCATGAAGACACTTGATACTCTCAGAGTGCCTGTTGCTACCTGACGTTAGGACTCTACCCCATGCAATGTGAAAGTCACATCTCCAAGACTGACATCAGTATCTTAAAAGCCAAGATCTAAAGAGACTCAAACACGTGGACTAACCAGTTCAAAAATAATCCGATTAGGTTTCttgttttatttgtaaagaaTGTGTACTTAGCTTCCCAGGTATATCTGTTTTCACCTTCAAGAATTACCTACATTTTCACAGCCTCAGATTTGCTCAGTCTGGTTAGCTGGTCAGTAGCATTTCACATCCAAAAACACATCCATTTTCACTGTATATTTTGTAGAGAGAATATTATGAAGACTTAACAGACAtcaaaaacatgaacaaaaactATTAAATTTTTCTGCTGGGAGGAGTAATTTACCACACATTCATAGAAAACTTTACTGAGGATGGTGAATGCAGCATATAGAATGGATAGCATGAGTGCTCACACTCTCCCACTATCTAAAAAAAGTGTGTGAGAACATGCTAAAACGGTCATAATACGCTCCCCCTCACCACACAATATCAATACAGCAGCTGCATTGACCTCTTTTGAATCTAACCTAAAGACTTACAAGAGGGGCCCTCGATGCAGTCTTTTGGTTGTCTTCTGAAGCTCCTGCATTAGAGTCCTTTTATCTACAGCTGCCTTAGAAATTTAAGGGAGTTGCAGGCCATTTTAAAAGGGGCTGAAATACAGAATGAGAATctatttctctcctcttccctttccatcCCCCACCTCAATGCAAGCTCATGAAAGTAAACAGAACCCATGAATATTTTCAGATCCAGTCCTGAAGCCAGTCAAACAGTATTCAGAACTGTTTTGAATGTCTGGATGTTTGAATATTCAAGTCATCTGAAACAACATTTCAGCATCCCCTGTGGCTGGAACACCACTAACTCCTTCTCTCCACGGGCGAGTCCCAGGCAAGATAGAGAACAGGAGCAAAGGCTACATACAGCATTATAGTTACTAAGTTTGCACTGTCTTTGCTTTTGCATTAGCTTGCTTCTCAGGCCCGGCAGGATTTCAGCAAGTGCTCCAGAGCACTTGTCACAGCTACTGGGCCATGCTCAGTATTGTAATTCCCATCTTGTAATTTCAACCACTGTCACCTTCTCCCCTAAACGGAGTCAAGATGGTTCAGAGCTGGACACTGTAATCAACCTCTTTCAAATGTATTCCTCATTGCATATTAGAGCTACTCAACTTACAGGAAGTAATACAAAGTAATTCTGatcagaatttattaaaaaatatacagtttagaaaaagacaaaagaaattcagtaagCTTTCTAGATAACTGAGGCAAGTAAGCATTCAATAAAGAAATGTACAAAATCTGTCTGCACATAAATAAATGGTAGTGAATGCATTCAATTTGGTGACCAAAAACTGTCACTAGTACCTTTagtttattttctgcttgttaaAGCCAGCCATGCAATCATGAGTAAATCAATAAATCATGTGTCAGCTGGGATTACTCCACATGTCATGCCCTATTTCCTTCAGGCAATTATAGAATCTGTGCCTTTCTGTGGAGCTTTTTCTCTCGCATTTTGACACTAAGAGAGTGAATTCATTTGAGATACCTAAAGCTAAACTAGGAGAAGCCAGATCTGGACAACACTGTTGTTTATTTCATGCAAATAGCTGGACAAATAGCTCACAGGAACACTTGGAACATATCCTTTAATCTCCCTAAAACTACCATTAACTTTGACTTCTGCAGATCAAATGCCACTGTGTAATCTCTGCTTTGTCTAGGAGAGCATGCAGAACTGGTTCAATAAATGAGACTGTGTGCTTACTTTATTTGGTTCTAAATATAAGGGTGAAATTTCAGAATTACACATTACTCCATATTAAGTTTTGTTGCCTACTCCCAGGATTCATacaattaattcatttttatataaatcagTTAACCCTGTTTTCATACTCTGGGCTTGGACAAAGCAGCAGAACATGCAGCTTCACTGGCATCCTGCTAGATTCCAGTTAAAGTATTACTATATTACAGACAATTACTGTATAGGAATTCTCAAATCCAAACTTTCCCCCAGAAAAACCTACCAAACGAAGCCGGGCTTGTTAAACGCAGGCTTTCATAATTTCTATTCTGTTAATTTCAGTTGCAAAACACAAGTCTGCGATTTCAAATTCAAAGCATTACCTCTGACTACAGACCACTACCCACAGGGCCACCTCCAAGTCACGCGGGGAAGAGATCCGCTCTCCCATGACCTCGCACCCTAACGCTACCGAAAGGTCACTTCACAGGTAACTCCCGATCAGAAGACGACTGCGTGCGCACCACAGCGAACCAACTCTTATCCTCATTTCCCTCCGCCCCcagcccgctcccggccccctgcctgcctcctgggcagcccaCGGACTGCGACACGCTCggaacccccccaaaacccatctccccacccccaaaactgcGATGCACGGAGGAGCGCTCTCTGCGACCCGGCTGAAGGTCGGGGAGGGGGGCGGTGGGGCTGCGGCCCGAGGGGCAGAGGCCGCACagtcccagccccctccccccggcagCGGCTCGCAGCCGTTAACGGCCGCCCCTCGGCCCCGCGCCCACCTCCCCCTGCAGCTCCGCGTTGTAATGGGAGCCCTCGGCACCCCTGTCCCCGCCTCACCTGAGCCGCTGCGGAGGGAGCCctcacgggcgccccggtcgtgCAGGCGCGGCCCGCCGCAGCTCCCAGCGCCCCCCGCAGGAGCGCGGGGGCACCGCGCCGCCCCcacaccgccaccgccgccatgGGGCCTCGGCGGCGCGCAGCACgcggggggctccggcggcgccgccggccccgctccgtcacgcggggggggggagcggagGCGACAGCCAATCAGAGCGGCCGCAGGTGCGGCGCGGCacgctgggagttgtagtccgcCTGGCCCAGCCGGCGCCCGCGCGCAGCTCCCGCGAGCCTGGTGTCCCGCCGCGGCAAGGGCGCAACCTGCGGAAACGGCCTCCTTGCCGTAAGACGCCGCGCGGCCCCGAGGCCTGGGCGCCCCGGTGCCCTCGGGGAGAGGCGCCGAGGAGAGGACGCGGCCGCTGGGTGCTGCTGCGAGTCCCGGCAGCCGTGGGCAGGGCACCTGAAACCTCCCTGCATCTGCTGGAGGACGTTTGTGGTGGAAACAGTGACCGCCTCAGCGGCCTCAGTCCCGAGTCGCAAGGTAGATCTGTGAATGTTGTCAAAAGAGGGGCACAGGAACTAAATATTCCTCTTTTATGGGACATACGAAAACAATATTTGTGTTCCTCCGGCCTTTTCTGCTGTTGCCTGCACTCTCAGTGCTTCCCAGGGAAGGCAGTGGTCCTCGACCTTTCCCTCTAGACCCCCTGGGATGGCGACCTCATGACCGCCAATCCTTGGCCAACGTCTGCATCCTTGGGATGGTAGGTACCGCCTGCCTGCTCCCTGCAACTCTTGGGCTTGCATAGCCAAGTTAAACTCAGCTGGTCTGAATTTGGATCCACTGGTTCTGTCAGATCTGAAGGAGGGTTTGAGTGCCCCAAAGTTTGCCTTGTTCCCCTTCTCCCAGCTATGTTGGTTACTCTTCTAAAAGACATGTGCTTCCCTAAGTGACTTTTATTGCTCTTACTCTATGACCTTTTCAATTGTTGTGTTGCTGTAGCTGTTAAGAGTCAAACTCACATCTTTATATATTCATACAGTTAGTCCATGCTGGTTCTTTGATAACCCTTCCAGCTTAAGTCACTTCATTACCAGATTTACCAATTACCAGACAACTGTGTCCCAGGTATTCACATTTGCAACTCATGTTTGCAAAAAACAGTAATTCTCTGCTGAGATGTCAATGAGAAATGCTGCTTTCGGTAACCAAAGTCCTAACGGTTCAGTATTTGAGCTATGAAGTACTTATTCATGTAGTAGCCCATACGAGTAGCTGGGCCTTGTAATCATTTGTGTCAGCTAATATTTCAAGACATGATTGTATGCCCTTGTATACAGATTCAGATCTGAGCCAGATTTTACTTTAATCCTTGCTCCGCagttaaacattttcttctgtcaAATTCAGTCTTCAGTCTTTAGACTTTATTCAGTCTTTAGGCTGGATAGAAACTAACAGAAAGACTTCAAGGTTTAATGCACcactgcttgcttgcttttttttttttaagctgaagcCATTTGAGAAGAAATGTGATGGACTCGAAGGGCTTGTGATGTGGCTAAACATCTATTCTGAAACACTTCCCATCAGTTTGACATCGAGGTAACATACATGCAGATCAAAACAGTAGAGCATAtagcaaagcaaaatattgtTTTTAGTTACTATTTTCAAAAGATGCAGAAGTAAGCTGGATGGTTACATTTGTATTAGTTTTATGAAGCATCACTTCTCTCTGCAGAACACAAATAGCTAGTAATTAAAGGATTTCCTGAATCCAACAGCAAGTGATAATGAAGGCTGAAATACAGAAAGGATTTTAGCTTCATATTAAACACAGTAATCGTTCAATTAAAGGAACATTTCAActgtaaaaaaaagtttaataaaatataaagtatTCAAAGATCAAAATTCATTACAAactcaggaagagaaacaaattaTAACTTGCTTAATCAGTAGTAAAAAAACCACAGACTCTAATATCTTTCTCCATTAAGTGTTCTTACCCTACAGTGAAGGGAttgtttctgtaattattttagtCCTGATTCTGAAGGAATTAAAGCCTCTATTAAACTCTACTTACCTCTGTAATCCTATTGAATATGATGGGGCTGAGCATGTTAGGAAAGTTAAGAAATTGAATGCCTTTGCACAGCTGAAGCCTTACATTTCTCCAGTTTTAtcagaatatacatatataggcATATTTTATTAAACCAGCATAAAATCAGGTCTTATCCCTCCAAAGGCAACTACTACTATCAAAAGTAGCTGTTGTTGGTTGACAGAAGCACTTCCCTAGGAGTagacaaaaatgtaaaataaatgtaatggCATAAGAGATAATAGCATCTACATAAGAGATGATGCTATTACTGCGATACAGTCAAGTCATACGTCACAAAGAGTATATATTTTTGCACACCTGAGACAGCAGATGgaggtttattttctttgcttctctcagCAGCTGTCCAAAGAGCTAGTATTTGGTAAAGAATTAAAGGTTTGAGATTTGTATATTTAGGCCAAGATACTGTGCAGTATCATGCCCTTGCATTGTAGCCAAAGTTACATGTGATATTCTATCATGGCAAAACAATACCTATCCTCATCTACCTGCAGAGAGCACAGTCACTTTAGTGAAGCTCAAGACAATTGCCCACAGCAATTTCATACACAGAATCTCTTGCCACTAGGCTTTCAGTTATCTTCCAGACATTATGCAGACTTTCACTTATCTATGGCATAGAGTAATTCTGTAGCCCGAATTCTAAAGAATGCagtttcccctccccttcccactcctgctttcctttctgaCTTACATGGAGCCTAGATTACCTGTGcttattttgctgtttatttgttttaagttttTGCTGAATTCCCACTTAACCCCTTATGGGGCTCATTCAACACTGTTGCAATTTCAAAGATTAACTAGCTTTTCAAGACCATGCACTCTGCACTGTGCCATTCATATAAATCAGTGTGCTGGCCAAAAAGCATTAAATCCACATGAGCAATTGAAGGACAAAGTCCACGTACTAGTGTCTTCTGTGAACCTATCCCAGAACAACACAAAAATATAGAGTGCTGGACTATGTCTGGTGCTATGCATTATTTCAAATTAGCACTGACCAAAGTCTGAAGATTTGTTAACAAAGAaacaatagtaataaaaaaagtcTCAGGCGAGTGCACAGCACGTGAGCTGTATGGGTCTGTCAGAGTgaatcctgattgcctcattgTCCAAACTGGGCTTCTCTTAGAGAGGTTCTCAACTCCTCTCTGAAACTTTGGGCTACATGCCTGAACAGAAACCGGGGCAAAGTGCAAAACATGATACTGTCTTTATGTGGGGTTAGAACGTAGCCAGGGATTGTGTTGGGACTGCAGTTGGAAATGACTGCAGGAGTGCATAGTCCAGGCAA containing:
- the LOC135327989 gene encoding uncharacterized protein LOC135327989 — its product is MGPRRRAVRRGTLGVVVRLAQPAPARSSREPGVPPRQGRNLRKRPPCRKTPRGPEAWAPRCPRGEAPRRGRGRWVLLRVPAAVGRAPETSLHLLEDVCGGNSDRLSGLSPESQVLPREGSGPRPFPLDPLGWRPHDRQSLANVCILGMLKPFEKKCDGLEGLVMWLNIYSETLPISLTSRYLYTIRQNCGGKNKVLHAAETAVLALEETCIRTNGYKTRKLQQQGWEDQNCQDALIHWEGECDSFTKL